One genomic segment of Streptomyces sp. TLI_146 includes these proteins:
- a CDS encoding EboA domain-containing protein, whose amino-acid sequence MISRAELDARLGGAARAWLDEALAEAAHTAARPVTGYGTPPWELRFASAGRHLGADAVDDARVLLLRTARVDAATATRIYQQGTAAERRAVLLALPDLGLDAAAGVPLVEDALRANDTRLVAAAVGPYAAAHLDPHAWRHAVLKCLFTGVPVDAVASLRERAHGDGELARMLGDYAKERTAAARPVPDDLHRVLALTGAEES is encoded by the coding sequence GTGATATCTCGTGCGGAACTCGACGCCCGCTTGGGCGGCGCCGCCCGTGCCTGGCTCGACGAGGCGCTCGCCGAGGCGGCGCACACCGCCGCCCGCCCGGTCACCGGATACGGCACCCCGCCCTGGGAGCTGCGCTTCGCCTCGGCCGGGCGCCACCTCGGCGCCGACGCCGTGGACGACGCCCGCGTCCTGCTGCTGCGCACCGCCCGCGTGGACGCGGCCACCGCGACCCGGATCTACCAGCAGGGCACCGCCGCCGAGCGCCGCGCCGTCCTGCTCGCGCTGCCGGACCTCGGCCTCGACGCGGCGGCCGGGGTGCCGCTGGTCGAGGACGCGCTGCGGGCCAACGACACCCGCCTGGTGGCGGCGGCCGTCGGCCCCTACGCCGCGGCCCACCTGGACCCGCACGCCTGGCGGCACGCCGTACTGAAGTGCCTGTTCACCGGCGTGCCCGTGGACGCCGTCGCCTCCTTGCGGGAGCGCGCCCACGGCGACGGCGAACTCGCCCGGATGCTCGGCGACTACGCGAAGGAACGTACCGCCGCCGCCCGCCCCGTCCCCGACGACCTGCACCGCGTACTGGCCCTCACCGGGGCCGAGGAGTCCTGA
- the eboE gene encoding metabolite traffic protein EboE, with protein sequence MRLRHFDGSTVHLAYCTNVHPAETLDGVLAQLRDHCEPVRERLGTDRLGIGLWLARGAAEELSADPAALRGLRAELDGRGLEVVTLNGFPYEGFGAEEVKYRVYKPDWTDPERLEHTADLARLLAALLPDDVTEGTISTLPLAWRTGFDAAARQAAHSALRTLAGRLDALEEETGKSIRIGLEPEPGCTVETTADAIAPLTAIGSPRIGICVDTCHLATSFEDPAQALDALHAAGVAIPKVQLSAALHAERPDRPEVRAALAEFAEPRFLHQTRTRNGAGLLGTDDLGEALAQGALPDTAPWRAHFHVPLHARPAAPLTSTLPVLREALAGLVGGPVAHTRHLEVETYTWQALPAELRPRDRDQLADGIAAELTLARDLLTDLGLKELP encoded by the coding sequence ATGCGACTGCGCCACTTCGACGGCTCCACGGTCCACCTCGCGTACTGCACCAACGTCCACCCCGCCGAGACCCTCGACGGCGTCCTAGCCCAGCTGCGCGACCACTGCGAGCCGGTGCGCGAGCGCCTGGGCACCGACCGGCTCGGCATCGGCCTGTGGCTGGCCAGGGGAGCGGCCGAGGAGCTGAGCGCCGATCCGGCCGCGCTGCGCGGGCTGCGCGCCGAGCTCGACGGACGCGGCCTGGAGGTCGTCACCCTCAACGGCTTCCCGTACGAGGGATTCGGCGCCGAGGAGGTCAAGTACCGCGTCTACAAGCCGGACTGGACCGATCCGGAACGCCTGGAGCACACCGCCGACCTGGCCCGGCTGCTCGCCGCGCTGCTCCCCGACGACGTCACCGAGGGCACCATCTCCACCCTGCCGCTCGCCTGGCGCACCGGCTTCGACGCGGCGGCGCGCCAGGCGGCGCACTCCGCACTGCGCACGCTGGCGGGGCGCCTGGACGCACTGGAGGAGGAGACCGGCAAGTCGATCCGGATCGGCCTGGAGCCGGAGCCCGGCTGCACGGTCGAGACCACCGCCGACGCCATCGCCCCGCTCACCGCGATCGGCTCGCCGCGCATCGGCATCTGCGTCGACACCTGCCATCTGGCCACCTCCTTCGAGGACCCGGCGCAGGCGCTCGACGCGCTGCACGCCGCCGGGGTCGCGATCCCCAAGGTCCAGCTGTCGGCCGCGCTGCACGCCGAGCGGCCGGACCGGCCCGAAGTCCGCGCCGCGCTCGCCGAGTTCGCCGAGCCGCGCTTCCTGCACCAGACCCGCACCAGGAACGGCGCCGGGCTCCTGGGCACCGACGACCTCGGCGAGGCCCTGGCCCAGGGGGCCCTGCCGGACACCGCGCCCTGGCGCGCGCACTTCCACGTACCGCTGCACGCGCGGCCCGCGGCGCCGCTGACCTCCACGCTGCCCGTGCTGCGCGAGGCCCTGGCGGGCCTGGTCGGCGGCCCGGTCGCGCACACCCGCCATCTGGAGGTCGAGACGTACACCTGGCAGGCCCTGCCCGCCGAGCTGCGCCCGCGCGACCGGGACCAGCTCGCCGACGGCATCGCCGCCGAACTCACCCTCGCCCGGGACCTGTTGACCGACCTCGGCCTCAAGGAACTGCCATGA
- a CDS encoding sugar phosphate isomerase/epimerase, producing the protein MSLRLGYGTNGLTDLRLDDALGLLADLGYEGVGLTLDHMHLDPLAPELPARTRRVARRLGELGLGVTVETGARYVLDPRRKHGPSLLDPDPDARARRTGLLVTAVRVAADLGAHAVHCFSGITPEGTDEDTAWKLLGEALAPVLDAAADAGVPLAIEPEPGHLLATLADFHRLREQLGDPEPLGLTLDIGHCQCLEPQSPAECVRAAAPWLRHVQIEDMRRGVHEHLPFGDGEIDFPPVLEALAATGYDGLTVVELPRHSHAGPEQARRSLEFLRPLTAGAAPALKGA; encoded by the coding sequence ATGAGCCTCCGCCTCGGCTACGGCACCAACGGCCTCACCGACCTCCGCCTCGACGACGCCCTGGGGCTCCTCGCGGACCTCGGCTACGAGGGCGTCGGGCTGACCCTCGACCACATGCACCTCGACCCGCTCGCCCCCGAACTCCCCGCCCGCACCCGCCGCGTGGCCCGGCGGCTCGGCGAGCTCGGCCTCGGCGTGACCGTGGAGACCGGCGCCCGGTACGTACTGGACCCGAGGCGCAAGCACGGCCCGTCCCTCCTCGACCCGGACCCCGACGCCCGCGCCCGCCGCACCGGCCTGCTCGTCACGGCCGTCCGCGTCGCCGCCGACCTCGGCGCGCACGCCGTGCACTGCTTCAGCGGCATCACGCCCGAGGGCACCGACGAGGACACCGCCTGGAAGCTGCTGGGGGAGGCCCTCGCCCCGGTCCTGGACGCGGCCGCGGACGCCGGTGTTCCGCTCGCGATCGAGCCCGAGCCCGGCCATCTCCTCGCCACCCTCGCCGACTTCCACCGGCTGCGCGAGCAGCTGGGCGACCCGGAACCGCTCGGGCTGACCCTCGACATCGGCCACTGCCAGTGCCTGGAGCCGCAGTCGCCCGCGGAGTGCGTACGCGCCGCCGCGCCCTGGCTGCGGCACGTCCAGATCGAGGACATGCGGCGCGGGGTGCACGAGCATCTGCCGTTCGGGGACGGCGAGATCGACTTCCCGCCCGTCCTGGAGGCGCTGGCCGCCACCGGATATGACGGTCTGACCGTCGTCGAGCTGCCCCGCCACTCCCACGCGGGCCCCGAACAGGCCCGCCGTTCCCTGGAGTTCCTGCGCCCGCTGACCGCCGGTGCCGCCCCGGCCCTGAAGGGAGCCTAA
- a CDS encoding TatD family hydrolase, producing MRIFDPHIHMTSRTTDDYEAMYAAGVRAVVEPAFWLGQPRTSPASFFDYFDALLGWEPFRAAQYGIAHHCTIALNPKEANDPRCTPVLDELPRYLVKDGVVAVGEIGYDSMTPAEDHALAVQLQLAAEHGLPAMVHTPHRDKLTGLRRTIDVVRESALATDRVLLDHLNETTVREAKDSGAWLGFSVYPDTKMDEDRMVAILDEYGPEKVLVNSAADWGKSDPLKTRKVADAMLKAGFDEDAVDLVLWRNPVAFYGLSGRLDLDLTAPEALHEGNSILRGGE from the coding sequence ATGCGCATCTTCGACCCGCACATCCATATGACGTCCCGCACCACCGACGACTACGAGGCCATGTACGCGGCGGGCGTGCGCGCGGTCGTCGAGCCCGCGTTCTGGCTGGGCCAGCCCCGTACCTCGCCCGCGAGCTTCTTCGACTACTTCGACGCGCTCCTTGGCTGGGAGCCGTTCCGGGCCGCGCAGTACGGCATAGCCCACCACTGCACGATCGCCCTCAACCCCAAGGAGGCGAACGACCCGCGCTGCACGCCCGTCCTCGACGAGCTGCCGCGCTATCTGGTCAAGGACGGCGTGGTGGCGGTCGGCGAGATCGGGTACGACTCGATGACGCCCGCCGAGGACCACGCGCTCGCCGTCCAGCTCCAGCTCGCCGCCGAGCACGGCCTGCCCGCGATGGTGCACACCCCGCACCGCGACAAGCTCACCGGTCTGCGCCGCACGATCGACGTCGTACGGGAGTCGGCGCTCGCCACCGACCGGGTGCTGCTCGACCACCTCAACGAGACGACGGTGCGCGAGGCCAAGGACAGCGGCGCCTGGCTCGGCTTCTCGGTCTATCCGGACACCAAAATGGACGAGGACCGGATGGTCGCCATTCTGGACGAGTACGGTCCGGAGAAGGTGCTGGTCAACTCGGCCGCGGACTGGGGCAAGAGCGATCCGCTGAAGACCCGCAAGGTCGCCGACGCCATGCTGAAGGCCGGGTTCGACGAGGACGCGGTGGATCTGGTGCTGTGGCGCAACCCGGTCGCCTTCTACGGGCTGAGCGGCCGTCTCGACCTGGACCTGACCGCGCCCGAGGCGCTGCACGAGGGCAACTCCATCCTGCGCGGCGGCGAGTGA
- a CDS encoding nucleotide pyrophosphatase/phosphodiesterase family protein produces the protein MTDAPTPLLVLDVVGLTPKLLEHMPRLKALAGSGSKARLGTVLPAVTCAAQSTFLTGTLPAEHGIVGNGWYFRDLGDVLLWRQHNGLVEGDKLWDAARRAHPGYTVANICWWYAMGADTDITVTPRPVYYADGRKEPDCYTRPPALHDELHDKFGTFPLFNFWGPGADIVSSQWIVDATRHILATRAPDLALCYLPHLDYDLQRFGPDDPRSYRAAADLDAAMGPLLDDAQAAGRTVVALSEYGITRVSRPVDINRALRRAGLLEVHTQDGMEYLDPMASRAFAVADHQLAHIYVRRPEDLDATRAALADVAGIDQLLDDEGKKSFGLDHPRAGELVAVAESDAWFTYYYWLDDDRAPDFAQLVEIHRKPGYDPVELFMDPLDPYVKVKAAKALARKKLGMRYRMAVVPLDPSPVRGSHGRLPDDPRDGPLLLCSDPDAVGDAVEATEVKGLLLRLAGLE, from the coding sequence ATGACCGACGCCCCCACCCCGCTCCTCGTCCTGGACGTCGTCGGGCTGACCCCGAAGCTCCTGGAGCACATGCCGCGCCTGAAGGCGCTCGCGGGCTCCGGCTCCAAGGCGCGGCTCGGCACGGTGCTCCCGGCCGTGACCTGCGCGGCCCAGTCGACGTTCCTGACCGGCACGCTCCCCGCCGAGCACGGCATCGTGGGCAACGGCTGGTACTTCCGCGACCTCGGCGACGTCCTCCTGTGGCGCCAGCACAACGGCCTGGTCGAGGGCGACAAGCTGTGGGACGCGGCCCGCCGCGCCCACCCGGGCTACACCGTCGCGAACATCTGCTGGTGGTACGCGATGGGCGCGGACACCGACATCACGGTCACCCCGCGTCCCGTCTACTACGCCGACGGCCGCAAGGAGCCCGACTGCTACACCCGGCCGCCGGCGCTCCACGACGAACTCCACGACAAGTTCGGCACGTTCCCCCTCTTCAACTTCTGGGGACCCGGCGCCGACATCGTCTCCTCCCAGTGGATCGTCGACGCCACCCGCCACATCCTGGCGACCCGCGCCCCCGACCTGGCGCTGTGCTATCTGCCGCACCTGGACTACGACTTGCAGCGGTTCGGGCCCGACGACCCGCGCTCCTACCGGGCGGCCGCCGACCTCGACGCGGCCATGGGGCCGCTGCTCGACGACGCTCAGGCGGCGGGCCGCACGGTCGTGGCCCTGTCGGAGTACGGCATCACGCGCGTCAGCCGGCCCGTGGACATCAACCGCGCCCTGCGCCGCGCCGGACTGCTGGAAGTCCACACCCAGGACGGCATGGAGTACCTGGACCCGATGGCGTCCCGCGCCTTCGCGGTGGCCGACCACCAGCTCGCGCACATCTATGTGCGCAGGCCCGAGGACCTGGACGCCACCCGCGCGGCCCTCGCGGACGTGGCGGGCATCGACCAGCTCCTCGACGACGAGGGCAAGAAGAGCTTCGGCCTCGACCACCCGCGCGCGGGCGAACTGGTCGCGGTCGCGGAGTCGGACGCCTGGTTCACGTACTACTACTGGCTCGACGACGACCGCGCCCCCGACTTCGCCCAGCTCGTCGAGATCCACCGCAAGCCCGGCTACGACCCGGTCGAGCTGTTCATGGACCCGCTCGACCCGTATGTGAAGGTCAAGGCCGCGAAGGCGCTGGCGCGCAAGAAGCTGGGGATGCGCTACCGGATGGCGGTCGTGCCGCTCGACCCGTCGCCGGTGCGGGGCAGCCACGGACGGCTCCCCGACGACCCGCGGGACGGGCCGCTGCTGCTGTGCTCGGATCCGGACGCGGTGGGCGACGCGGTGGAGGCCACCGAGGTGAAGGGGCTGCTGCTGAGGCTGGCGGGGCTGGAGTAG
- a CDS encoding inositol-3-phosphate synthase → MSVSPYADTSDHGPRTGVWFIGARGSVATTAVAGCAAVTAGLQPATGMVTETPDFAGSGLPDLSTFVFGGHDVASSPLPKRAEELAAGGVLPHGLPAAVRAELAAADEEIRMGGPLPGDTRDDEELIAAFAADITGFARRTGVARTVVVNVSSTEPAPTAGDTRLPASSLYAAAALRAGCAYVNFTPSTGLRHPDLEAAADAAGVPYAGRDGKTGQTLLRAVLAPMFRQRALAVRAWSGSNLLGGGDGASLADPAAAAAKNAGKNRVLEDTLGTLPEGEVHIDDVPALGDWKTAWDHIVFEGFLGSRMVLQTIWQGCDSALAAPLVLDLARLTARAHEAGLTGPRPELGFYFKDPDGGSSALAEQYGVLLSFAERLREAR, encoded by the coding sequence CTGTCCGTGTCCCCTTACGCAGATACCAGCGACCACGGCCCCCGGACGGGGGTCTGGTTCATCGGAGCCCGCGGCTCCGTAGCTACCACGGCGGTCGCCGGATGCGCCGCCGTCACCGCCGGGCTCCAGCCCGCCACCGGCATGGTCACCGAGACCCCCGACTTCGCCGGCAGCGGCCTTCCCGACCTGTCGACCTTCGTCTTCGGCGGCCACGACGTGGCCAGCAGCCCGCTGCCCAAGCGGGCCGAGGAACTCGCCGCCGGGGGCGTGCTCCCGCACGGCCTGCCCGCCGCCGTGCGCGCCGAACTCGCCGCCGCCGACGAGGAGATACGCATGGGCGGCCCGCTGCCCGGCGACACCCGCGACGACGAGGAGCTGATCGCCGCCTTCGCGGCCGACATCACCGGCTTCGCCCGCCGTACCGGAGTCGCCCGCACCGTCGTCGTCAACGTCTCCTCGACCGAGCCAGCGCCCACCGCGGGCGACACCCGGCTGCCCGCCTCCTCGCTGTACGCGGCGGCCGCGCTGCGCGCCGGGTGCGCGTACGTCAACTTCACCCCGTCGACCGGCCTGCGCCACCCGGACCTGGAGGCCGCCGCCGACGCGGCCGGCGTCCCGTACGCGGGCCGCGACGGCAAGACCGGCCAGACCCTGCTGCGCGCGGTGCTCGCCCCGATGTTCCGCCAGCGCGCCCTGGCCGTACGGGCGTGGTCCGGCAGCAATCTGCTCGGCGGCGGGGACGGGGCGTCGCTCGCCGACCCGGCCGCCGCGGCGGCCAAGAACGCGGGCAAGAACCGCGTGCTGGAGGACACCCTCGGCACGCTGCCCGAGGGCGAGGTGCACATCGACGACGTACCGGCGCTCGGCGACTGGAAGACCGCCTGGGACCACATCGTCTTCGAGGGCTTCCTCGGCTCGCGGATGGTGCTCCAGACCATCTGGCAGGGCTGCGACTCGGCGCTCGCCGCGCCGCTCGTCCTCGACCTGGCCCGGCTCACCGCCCGCGCCCACGAGGCCGGGCTGACCGGCCCGCGCCCGGAGCTGGGCTTCTACTTCAAGGACCCGGACGGCGGCTCCTCGGCGCTGGCCGAGCAGTACGGGGTGCTGCTGTCGTTCGCCGAGCGGCTGCGGGAGGCCCGGTGA
- a CDS encoding ParB/RepB/Spo0J family partition protein, whose amino-acid sequence MSLAEQSIDDQLLKIHAADLDEVVTSMVWIESHPAGEVRIDSLVFEDSPRLGGADEDHVRVLAEAGDSLPPITVHRSSMRVIDGTHRVRAALLNGRTTIQARMVDCDEGAAYVLAVKANVTHGLPLSRSDRSVAAARIIMTHPQWSDRAVAAAVGLSDKTISRIRSRSSADAPQSNARLGRDGRLRPLDSGYRRQQAAAMIQERPNAGLREVARATGLSPATVRDVRQRIDRGEDPVPGRYRTAAGQSPAPGTPVVPRQTQRAVSARSERREVSVDRQKLLAKLSEDPSLRLNEAGRRTLRWLHHYTVDGEGMESLGRGLPGHWAPEVADLARSCAAAWQTLAEQLQQRAE is encoded by the coding sequence GTGAGTCTGGCCGAGCAATCGATTGACGATCAGTTACTGAAGATCCACGCGGCGGACCTCGACGAGGTCGTGACCTCCATGGTCTGGATCGAGTCGCATCCCGCCGGTGAAGTACGCATCGACTCCCTGGTCTTCGAGGACTCGCCCCGTCTCGGCGGCGCGGACGAGGACCACGTCCGCGTGCTCGCCGAGGCCGGCGACTCGCTGCCGCCGATCACCGTCCACCGTTCGTCGATGCGCGTCATCGACGGCACCCACCGGGTGCGCGCCGCGCTCCTCAACGGCCGCACCACCATCCAGGCCCGGATGGTCGACTGCGACGAGGGCGCCGCATACGTCCTCGCGGTCAAGGCCAACGTCACCCACGGTCTGCCGCTGTCGCGGTCCGACCGCTCGGTGGCCGCCGCGCGCATCATCATGACCCATCCGCAGTGGTCGGACCGGGCGGTCGCGGCCGCCGTCGGCCTCTCCGACAAGACCATTTCCCGGATCCGGTCCCGCTCCTCGGCGGACGCTCCGCAGTCGAACGCGCGCCTGGGCCGCGACGGCCGCCTGCGCCCGCTGGACAGCGGATACCGCCGCCAGCAGGCCGCCGCGATGATCCAGGAGCGGCCCAACGCGGGGCTGCGGGAGGTGGCCCGGGCGACCGGCCTCTCCCCGGCCACCGTGCGCGACGTGCGCCAGCGCATCGACCGGGGCGAGGACCCCGTGCCGGGCCGCTACCGCACGGCCGCGGGCCAGAGTCCGGCGCCGGGCACCCCCGTGGTGCCCCGCCAGACGCAGCGCGCGGTGAGCGCCCGCAGCGAGCGCCGGGAGGTGTCGGTCGACCGGCAGAAGCTGCTGGCCAAGCTGAGCGAGGACCCCTCGCTGCGGCTCAACGAGGCGGGCCGGCGCACCCTGCGCTGGCTCCACCACTACACGGTGGACGGCGAGGGCATGGAGAGCCTGGGCCGCGGTCTGCCCGGTCACTGGGCGCCCGAGGTCGCCGACCTTGCGCGCAGCTGCGCGGCCGCCTGGCAGACCCTTGCCGAGCAGCTCCAGCAGCGGGCCGAGTGA
- a CDS encoding antibiotic biosynthesis monooxygenase, which produces MIEFVEADETTPYVRQLQERTGPVVLVNTFTVPEGKAEEFLALWREDAAYFTRQPGFVSTQMHRGIAGSRILVNVAVWQSAAHLAAAHNNPDFHPGGEGYPEGCTVSPHLYEKVAVDGICAA; this is translated from the coding sequence GTGATCGAATTCGTGGAGGCCGACGAGACCACTCCTTATGTACGGCAGCTCCAGGAGCGGACCGGCCCGGTCGTGCTCGTCAACACCTTCACCGTCCCGGAGGGCAAGGCCGAGGAGTTCCTGGCGCTCTGGCGCGAGGACGCCGCATACTTCACGCGGCAGCCCGGCTTCGTCTCCACGCAGATGCACCGGGGCATCGCCGGCAGCCGGATCCTGGTGAACGTCGCGGTCTGGCAGTCCGCCGCCCATCTGGCGGCCGCGCACAACAACCCCGACTTCCACCCGGGTGGTGAGGGCTACCCGGAGGGGTGCACGGTCTCGCCCCATCTGTACGAGAAAGTCGCGGTCGACGGTATCTGCGCCGCCTGA
- a CDS encoding methyltransferase, with protein sequence MPPIPPARVVRIVEGFRARVQRFAQLLVPAPIAVLELAQGAWVSQAIYVAAELKIADQLADGPLSSEEIAKRIEADPDAVHRLLRALASYRIFSEQSDGRFKLTPMANALRTGTPMSMRDMALLTGHPASWEDWGALIHTVRTGQPSLEKNRGMHAYEYLGQNPEFAEIFLNGMGTLSNMETEPILAAYDFSKYKTLVDVFGGRGGLLSAILKKTPSSKGILFDSRADELGADAFLTEEGVVDRVEIDKGDLFGPLPAGADAYLLKHILHEWPEPKALEILKNAREAISPDGRLLVMEFVPPEGNAAHPAKLVDLWLMILVGGKERTARQYSEILRATGFELDRIVQTAAGVSIVEARPV encoded by the coding sequence ATGCCCCCGATTCCGCCCGCCCGAGTCGTCCGCATCGTCGAAGGGTTCCGCGCGCGGGTGCAGCGCTTCGCCCAGCTGCTGGTGCCCGCGCCGATCGCCGTCCTCGAACTGGCCCAGGGCGCCTGGGTGTCCCAGGCGATCTACGTGGCGGCCGAGCTGAAGATCGCCGACCAGCTCGCCGACGGCCCGTTGTCCTCGGAGGAGATCGCCAAGCGGATCGAGGCCGACCCCGACGCGGTCCACCGGCTGCTGCGCGCCCTCGCCAGCTACCGGATATTCAGCGAGCAGAGCGACGGCCGCTTCAAGCTGACGCCGATGGCGAACGCGCTGCGCACCGGCACGCCGATGTCGATGCGCGACATGGCGCTGTTGACAGGTCACCCCGCGAGCTGGGAGGACTGGGGTGCGCTCATCCACACCGTGCGCACCGGTCAGCCGAGCCTCGAGAAGAACCGCGGCATGCACGCGTACGAGTACCTGGGCCAGAACCCGGAATTCGCCGAGATCTTCCTCAACGGTATGGGCACGCTCTCGAATATGGAGACCGAGCCCATTCTCGCCGCGTACGACTTCTCCAAGTACAAGACGCTCGTCGACGTCTTCGGCGGCCGCGGCGGTCTGCTGTCCGCGATCCTCAAGAAGACGCCCTCGTCGAAGGGCATCCTCTTCGATTCCCGGGCGGACGAGCTCGGCGCCGACGCGTTTCTCACCGAAGAGGGCGTGGTCGACCGGGTCGAGATCGACAAGGGCGATCTCTTCGGTCCGCTGCCGGCCGGTGCGGACGCCTATCTGCTGAAGCACATTCTGCATGAATGGCCGGAGCCGAAGGCGCTGGAGATCCTCAAGAACGCCCGTGAGGCAATCAGCCCCGACGGCCGTCTCCTCGTCATGGAATTCGTGCCTCCGGAGGGCAACGCGGCGCACCCCGCCAAGCTGGTCGACCTGTGGCTGATGATCCTGGTCGGCGGCAAGGAGCGCACCGCCCGCCAGTACTCGGAGATCCTGCGCGCCACCGGCTTCGAGCTGGACCGCATCGTGCAGACCGCCGCGGGCGTCTCCATCGTCGAGGCGCGCCCGGTCTGA
- a CDS encoding SCO3242 family prenyltransferase gives MKPVLRDWAELLRVSALFTVPGDALAGAAAAGLRPNRRTALAVGSSLCLYEAGMALNDWADREEDAVDRPHRPIPSGRVKPAAALAAAAALTGAGLALAYRAGRPAGLVATALAGTVWAYDLRLKHTAAGPAAMAAARSLDLLLGATATTGRVTKHPLLPATALGAHTYAVTTVSRNETQGGAAGAPLAALGLTTALGALAGRPDQSGPGGRRGGAGGHNATAARSRVLGGAAVAPRDLARAALAAVYVGTAAKPYFHATLNPSPQLTQRAVGGGIKAMIPLQAALAARAGSLRTAVALTGLIPVARKLARKVSPT, from the coding sequence GTGAAGCCGGTCCTGCGCGACTGGGCCGAACTCCTGCGCGTCTCGGCCCTGTTCACCGTTCCCGGCGACGCCCTCGCGGGGGCGGCGGCCGCCGGGCTGCGCCCCAACCGGCGCACCGCGCTCGCCGTGGGCTCCTCCCTCTGCCTGTACGAGGCGGGGATGGCCCTGAACGACTGGGCGGACCGCGAGGAGGACGCCGTGGACCGCCCGCACCGACCGATCCCGTCCGGCCGGGTCAAGCCGGCCGCGGCCCTGGCGGCGGCGGCCGCCCTCACCGGCGCGGGCCTGGCGCTCGCCTACCGCGCGGGCCGCCCGGCGGGTCTGGTGGCGACGGCGCTCGCGGGCACGGTGTGGGCGTACGACCTGCGCCTGAAGCACACGGCGGCGGGCCCGGCGGCGATGGCCGCGGCCCGCTCCCTGGACCTCCTCCTGGGCGCGACGGCCACGACCGGCAGGGTGACCAAGCACCCCCTGCTGCCGGCGACGGCCCTGGGCGCGCACACGTACGCGGTGACGACGGTGTCGCGGAACGAGACGCAGGGGGGCGCGGCGGGCGCACCACTGGCCGCGCTGGGGCTGACCACCGCGCTGGGTGCCCTCGCCGGTCGTCCCGACCAGTCGGGGCCGGGCGGTCGGCGGGGAGGCGCGGGTGGGCACAACGCGACCGCGGCCCGCAGCCGGGTCCTGGGCGGAGCCGCGGTCGCGCCACGTGACCTGGCGCGAGCGGCCCTCGCCGCCGTCTACGTGGGCACCGCCGCCAAGCCCTACTTCCACGCCACCCTCAACCCGTCGCCGCAGCTCACCCAACGCGCGGTCGGCGGCGGCATCAAGGCCATGATCCCGCTCCAGGCGGCGCTCGCGGCGAGGGCCGGATCCCTGCGTACCGCCGTCGCCCTGACCGGCCTGATCCCCGTGGCCCGCAAGCTCGCACGAAAGGTCAGCCCCACATGA